The following coding sequences are from one Bos indicus x Bos taurus breed Angus x Brahman F1 hybrid chromosome 5, Bos_hybrid_MaternalHap_v2.0, whole genome shotgun sequence window:
- the LOC113893560 gene encoding olfactory receptor 8S1-like, with protein sequence MTLGNHTIVTEFLFLGLSTDPHIQALLFVLFLEIYLLTLMGNLMMLLVIRADSHLHMPMFFFLSHLSLLDLCLSSVTVPKMLKDLLSETKTISLRGCLAQGFFVLITAGTECFLLSEMAYDRYAAICHPLLYGQMMKKQLCVQLVWGSWGLASLNAFINTLLAANLDFCENHTISHYSCEVPSLFPLSCSDVSINLIVLLCSSLMHGFGTLLPIVFSYAHIVSTILSISSTSGRSKTFSTCSSHLTAVSFFFGSGFLRYLMPTSGSPLELIFSVQYGVVTPMVNPLIYSLRNKEVKAAVRRTLGKYMRWSR encoded by the coding sequence ATGACTTTGGGGAACCACACCATCGTCACTGAATTCCTCTTCCTCGGGCTGTCTACTGACCCACACATCCAGGCTCTGCTCTTTGTGTTGTTCCTAGAGATTTACCTCCTGACACTAATGGGGAACCTGATGATGCTGCTGGTGATCAGGGCTGATTCTCACCTTCACATGCCCATGTTCTTCTTTCTGAGTCATCTCTCTCTCCTGGATCTTTGTTTATCTTCAGTCACTGTGCCCAAGATGCTGAAGGACCTCCTGTCTGAGACAAAAACCATCTCACTAAGGGGCTGCCTGGCTCAAGGCTTCTTTGTGCTTATTACTGCTGGAACTGAGTGCTTTCTGCTCTCAGaaatggcctatgaccgctatgccGCTATCTGCCACCCTCTACTCTATGGACAAATGATGAAGAAACAGTTGTGTGTACAGCTTGTATGGGGCTCATGGGGTTTGGCTTCTTTGAACGCATTTATTAACACCCTTCTAGCTGCCAACCTGGACTTCTGTGAGAACCATACCATTAGCCACTACAGCTGTGAGGtaccctctctcttccctctgtccTGCTCTGATGTCTCCATCAACCTCATAGTCCTGCTGTGTTCCAGCCTGATGCATGGATTTGGGACCCTCCTCCCAATAGTCTTTTCCTATGCTCATATTGTCTCCACTATTCTgagcatcagctccacctcaggccGAAGCAAGACCTTCTCTACCTGCTCGTCCCACCTCACTGCAGTGAGCTTCTTCTTTGGCTCTGGGTTTCTCCGCTATCTCATGCCAACTTCAGGATCCCCTCTGGAGTTGATCTTCTCTGTGCAGTATGGTGTGGTCACTCCCATGGTGAATCCTctcatctacagcctgaggaacaaggAAGTAAAGGCAGCTGTGAGAAGAACACTGGGAAAATATATGCGATGGTccagatga